The genomic window GCTCCGCCTATATCGGATCAAAATTTGAAACGTACGCGGCCAAGTGCGCGTGCGCGGTAATTATCATGTCCGGCGACGATAAGGCGTACAACCCTAACGATACTGAAGAACTACGTGTGCGAGAAAACGTCATCCACGAACTTGGTTACTTCCAAGCTTGCCTTGGAGCAGATCGCGTAATTCTGCTAAAAGAGACCGGTGTTAACATTCCATCAAATATTCTCGGTCGGGGCTACATACCATACAGCAAGGGACACATCGCTGAGGTCGACACGAAATTGCGAAGAGAACTCATCGAAATATTTAATTAGGGGTCATCCAAATTAGGTGAAAGGGCCCACCCAACTTCGTTAGTCCAAGAAACCGTTTCAGGACTCAACGCGCCGCAGAGATTCGGGAAACGTCCCAGCCAACCTTCCCTAAAATCCCGCTCAACCGCCATTGACCTAAGGTGTCAACGCGATAGCAAAACTGGACGGCTGTACACCACCCCCTTGGTATTCAGCAGGACCATCATGATCGAGCCCGGCGCCAAACTTGACATCCAGTACCCTTGCTGCACTCTCGTTGAAACGCTGAACGAATTCCGCCTCCGCCGTATCCACGTCCAATCGGTACGCGACCTGGTCGCCTCGCCGCTCACCCCCGAAGAATACCTCCACCGCCCCTTCGTCCGGCGTAGCCGCTGGCTGGTGATCGGCTTCGATGAAGTCGCCGGCGCGATGCGTAAATTCTACCTCGGCAGCTCCCGCGAACTCTGCCGGCCTGGCCTGATGCGGCTCGGCCTGTATGAACCCGGCGCCACCGCTCCCTATGCGATCGTCTCGCGGCCGTTCCTGGAAACCCGCCGCGATCGCTTGCTGTTGGCCGCCGTGCTGATGCGACAATCGGAATCGGAAAACGATCTAGCCGGCCTGCGGCTCCGCATCCTCGCCGACGACTTGCAACTTCGGCCGACCGCTTAAAAACCATTTGCGAACATGCTTGGCGACCCGCATCAGTCGTCGCTTGGAAAACTCCTGCCGATAGATGTCGCTGATCGAGTGATCGGCGTGCCCCATCATGATCTTGGTGGCGATGTAGTCGCCCTTCTGATCCGCCACCGTCTGAAACGTCTTGCGGATCGACTTGAACGTCCGCCCCGCCTTGTCGATCCCGCAACGCTCCCACAGCTGCCGGAAGTTCTGACTGATCGGACTCGAGCGCGTGCAGTCTCGCTAATACGGGTTGCCGGCCTTGGTGCGAAATACCAAATCGTCCAAGCTCCCCGCATGCTGCCCCGTGGCGTCGGCAACCGCCACCAACGCCGCCTGCGTCTCCGGCCACAGTGGCGCCCGACGATCGACGCCCGTCTTCTCACGCACCAATTCCAACCACCCCGGCACCGCCTGCAGATCGGACCACCGCAGCCGACCCAGGTCGCAGGGAATGAAGCCGCAGTTGATGGCCAATAGGATCATGGCTCGTTGCTTCACGTTGGCCGTGGTGTGCAACGTCCACAGCTCGTTGAGTTAGTAGCATTTCACCCTCCCTCTGGGAGGGTCGAGCCTTAGCGAGGGGAGGGTTTTCCGACAGGGAAAGTCGGTTCTGACGACCTGCAAGTCCAACAAACCCTCCCCGCTCGTCCCCTCGCCGGCCTCCCCGGGGGACGTGAGTGGACTCCTGTCGCCCATTCGGGGCTGGGTGTGCGTGGATTTCTCGCAACCATGGGCTCGCGCCCATGGCTGCACCCCGTCGTCCCTTCGGAACTTAAAACGAAGCCCAAGGATTGAGACTAAGCGACCCTTTCGGGTGCCAAAGCTCCATATGTCCACGCTACTAAGGGCAAGCCTGGTGGAAGCGGGACGTGCCAGACTTTCACCCCTTATTTATCGCACGTCCGGAGGGAGGGTGTCGTGCTATTAAGCCAGCAGTCTCCGCCGGCGCCGGCGAATACCGTTCGGCACACCAAAGGCAATTAAGACGACCACAAAGCGGAAAGACCCGAGATCCGCGTGATCAACAAAGGGCAGTTCACACCCATTGAAACGACAACTGAACTCGCCGAACGCCTATTCAACATCGGAGCGGTCACGAACGGCGTACCAGATGTGTAAAATCGTAACCACTAGCAGTAGGCAACCTCTCGAACACTAAAAACCAAGGACCATGGCCCAGAAGAAACAGAAAT from Roseimaritima ulvae includes these protein-coding regions:
- a CDS encoding site-specific integrase, whose product is MHTTANVKQRAMILLAINCGFIPCDLGRLRWSDLQAVPGWLELVREKTGVDRRAPLWPETQAALVAVADATGQHAGSLDDLVFRTKAGNPY